The Pecten maximus chromosome 6, xPecMax1.1, whole genome shotgun sequence DNA window CAGACAGCAAGCACAAGTAAGTTCAGCAAATTTGAAATTCTAATTAAAAGTGTCTAAAATCATATTAATCCAAAGTTTACGTGTTGGGCCCATCCCCTACATTATGTCAAAGTTTATTTGTTAGGCCCATCCCCTGCATTGTGTCAGAATTTATGTGTTGGGCCCATCCCTTATATTGTGCCAAAGTTTATGTGTTGGGCCCATCCCCTGCATTGTGTCAGAATTTATGTGTTGGGCCCATCCCCTACATTGTGCCAAAGTTTATGTGTAGGGGCCATCCCCTGCATTGTGTCAGAATTTATGTGTTGGGCCATCCCTTACATTGTACCAAAGTTTATGTGTTGGGCCCATCCCCTACATTGTGCCAAAGTTTATGTGTTGGGCCCATCCTCTGCATTGTGTCAGAATTTATGTGTAGGGGCCATCCCCTACATTGTGCCAAAGGTTATGTGTTGGGCCCATCCCCTACATTGTACCAAAGGTTATGTGTTGGGCCCATCCCCTACATTGTGTCAGAGTTTATGTGTTGGACCCATCCCTTACATTGTACCAAAGTTTATGTGTTGGGCCATCCCTTACATTGTGCCAAAGTTTATGTGTAGGGGCCATCCCTTACATTGTGTCAGAGTTTATGTGTTGGACCCATCCCTTACATTGTACCAAAGTTTATGTGTTGGACCCATCCCTTACATTGTACCAAAGTTTATGTGTTGGGCCCATCCCCTACATTGTGTCAAAGTTTATGTGTTGGGCCCATCCCCTACATTGTGCCAAAGGTTATGTGTTGGGCCATCCCTTACATTGTACCAAAGTTTATGTGTTGGGCCCATCCCTTACATTGTGTCAGAGTTTATGTGTAGGGGCCATCCCTTATATTGTGTCAGAGTTTATGTGTAGGGCCCATCCCCTACATTGTGCCAAAGTTTATGTGTTGGACCCATCCCTTACATTGTACCAAAGTTTATGTGTTGGGCCCATCCCTTACATTGTGTCAGAGTTTATGTGTAGGGCCCATCCCCTACATTGTGCCAAAGTTTATGTGTTGGACCCATCCCTTACATTGTACCAAAGTTTATGTGTTGGGCCCATCCCCTACATTGTGCCAAAGTTTATGTGTTGGGCCATCCCTTACATTGTGCCAAAGTTTATGTGTTGGGCCCATCACTTACATTGTGCCAAAGTTTATGTGTTGGGCCTATCCCTTACATTGTGTCAGAGTTTATGTGTTGGGCCCATCCCCTACATTGTGTCAAAGTTTATGTGTTGGGCCCATCACTTACATTGTGTCAAAGTTTATGTGTAGGTCCCCTGGGcttgttacaggataaatatataGTGGCATTACATTTTCAGgcacttgaaaaaaaaaatattaaaaatccTTTAAAATCTAAGAGTCTACAAATAAACATCttgtttttaaaagtaaaaacacTAAATCTCACACTTTCTCAAATCACTTATTTTTCTGGCaacatataaacacataaataattaaatatccaCTGTTCCTTTTCTTAGAGGAAATGTAATGTGATATGTTCACAAACATATGACTCCATTAACAAATATGAAGCAGTCCTTGATCTCTAAACTCTGAAGGTTTTGCCTGCTTTGTATTGCACATATATTGTCCAACAAGTTACTTGGTACTGGGATAAACTGACGAAACATGAGATCTGTTCTTCAAATCCAGATCAAATTGCACGGAAAAAAGTAAGTcaaatagtttatatacatctagtatattttcaaaaatattaaaaaattaaaaaataaaactttacaTGTAGATtaaaaatgatcaatattaccggtttgatgattattttgcCAATTTTCAGATGTTTCTAAAACGAATATCAATTCAAAAACTATGCCTATACTCCCAGTAACTATGCTGTTTGGCCAAAGCAATGCTTACTAATACCATATGACTAGAATAATCAGCTAAACATATCCATCTGACCAAGTGATAGCTTCAGTGTTCACTAAAAGCTTCAGTTTCCATCTAACAGGATGTGATAAAAGTCGCTGTCTGTCTGACTAGGATAATAGCTTCAGTGTCTATTTTACTAGAATATTATAATTCACTTTCTATCTGGACCAGTAGCTTAAATGTCCATCTAGAAGCTTCACTTTGCATCTAACAAGAATGATAAATTCACAGTCTCTAACTGGAAGAGTAATTAATTCTGCTGCGTCTGACTGAGTGGAGTAGCAGTTTATGTGTCTATCTCACTAGGAAGGATAAAATGTGCTGTGTCTGTCAGACTGGAATGAGCTTTAGTGTTCATCTCACTAGGAATAATAAAATGCAGTGTGTCTGTCAGACTGGAGTGATGTTTAGTGTCCATCTCACTAGGAATGATAAAATGCACTGTGTCTGTCAGTCTAGAGTCAGCTTTAGTGTCCATCTCACTAGGAATAATAAAATGCAGTGTGTCTGTCAGACTGGAATGCGCTTAAATGTCCATCTCACCCGAGTTATAATTTCATCTTGTCCACCTGACTAAAGTGATGAAGTTATGTTCTGTAGCAATAGCTAGCACCGGTCCATTGCCATCGTCTCCAATGGCGACAGAGTTAACATGTTCTGAATCTGTATCATAAACAGCTACAGGCCTGGATAAGTCTATGTTGAACAGGTCTTTGTCCTCCTTCACTAGGTACAGGAAAACTTTACCTGGAGTTTGGAAATATAATGTCAAGTAATTTACATGGAATAttaatcaaatgtttaaaatttaaaattgattttctaCATCATACCAACAAAATTTGACAATATATCTAAGACAGAAACACCAGAAATCTGAATTTTCAATTATTCAAGCTCCTAACACTTTTCTATAAATAACAACTTTTTTTCTCCACCAAGGACTTAGGAGGGTTTTTAACCCACTCAAGAAGTTCCTCCTCCAATGGAGACTACATATTTGTTTGTCAGCTGGTTTTAttgccctgtgaacagccaatgtcattttTAAGCGGGCtccccttgtagtagttggtgactacctcctTGAACAATATATGggaggcctgtcacatgccatccagagcaattagggtgaAGTATCTTGCCCATGGGCACAAACCCAACAGCACAGACCAGTCTATTTCTGAGCTtctcgagaaacacaaaccgacatggGTAAGGAGTGTTGAACCATGTACCGGgtatcttcacctgaggttacgtggctaGTGTTCTAACTGACTCTGCTATCGCAGCACTGGAGACTAGGAAAGGCCTACCAGAAGATCCAATGGCCATGGTTGCAGTACCTCACTTCCTAATATCACCATGTTAGGAGTGACCCTGGTGCTTCTATGCTTCTTTGGCATGCATGAAATGCCATCTTGATTACAGGCAAGTAATAGTCCCAGGTATAATCTTTACCTTGTACACAACAGTgtaccattttttttatcacatatcCGAACAAATGCATAACCAAACAAATGCCCTTTGAGCAGTTCAGGGTATATAGTGTCCTAAAGTTATGTATATGTTTCCATTGTTACATAATATCTCCTTGACATGACGAAGTTCTACAGTTGAAAAATTATATACTGATGCATCAATCTCTTAATACTTAAGATACCCCAGTAAAGGAAGTACTAAAGCAAAGTACTAAGTAATGGATACGTTTTAAATCAACCTAGAGACATTCATACATACCAGACTTGGCCCCGATTACTAAGATGTTGACTCTCCAGGCAATACACTCTGGAATGACATTTATGGCTTCGTACACATTGTGTTGTTTGAATTCCTTCAGATCCAGGGAAACACAAAGCATGCCATCATCTGTAATACACAGTAATACCAGctaaatatgtttatttctaCATCAAATCTTTACATGTCAACATTCAAGATGACCACTTGCCGTCCATCTTGTTGTCCCAATCTGTCTCAAAAATAATACATCCAGCCACATCATGGAACAAAAATTAACCTAGATTTGATCCATCAAATACAACAATATTCAAATCagaatccaaaatggctgcttTTGGCAATTTCTTCTGATCAGTCTTAAAATTCAACCTACAGAAAAAGAGATTAAGGGGAACATACAGATGAACGGAAAGATCTATGCAATGATTCCTTAGAAAACTTCCAAAATGAAACCAAAATCAGTCTCAAAATCGAACATATCATTTTAGGAACCAAGAGAACCTAAATTAGAAATCTCTTTCCAGTACTTCACTAGGAATAGCGATAAAAGAATTAAGGAGTGCTGGGTCACAACTAGTATAGACAAAGGACAACCTGAACAGGCCAACCATCTATGATCCTCAATATTCAAAGCCTACTCATGTATTTCTACCAGCATGATGGTCAATCATAATAAGCTGGAAATAgttcattcataactttttgaGATAAGAACATAACAAATCCACAAAAATACATGCTTCTGCATATCACCAGGATTAAGCAAACATGAAGTATTATACTTGTAATTATTAATCAATGTAGAGTTAAACACAATTGTTGACACTGATGTCGGAAAAGTAACTGATACATCAGGCTTCATGACTGTCTCATGTGAAACCGTAAATTATGAGATAGATTCATCGATGGAGAAAGAAGGCAAACATATTCAgatcaatatattttgttttattttattattattattttccatTGTGGATTAGACATTCAAAAGTTGGGGGTGGGCTTATTCCCGAATATGAGCCTATGCAGGAAAAGTGAAAAACAGGGGGAGGGGGGGCTTATCCCCGAGCATGGGCTGGGCTTATACTCAGTAAAATACGATAGTAGACTATGAAGAAAGAAAGGCCTGATCTTTACATCATTACCAGTATACCTGGTTCATATAGAGGATCTTCTCACCTGTCAGACATACTGCTTTATCATCACGGAAAAGGATAGTTTTGACTGCTGCTCCAAATACACACAAGATAACAGGTCGGTCCTGTTTACAATTTCTGTTTTGATCGGTCCCTTTGTACAGAAATAAGTTACCAATATCATCACTTGCCAGCACCTGTATCGAACacaaaaaaacctttaaaaccATGTATGTGTATTCACAACCTTTTCATGTCTTGATCTTATtttgttcctgttacagatgagtcaatcaaaacaaatattttaccatgcatacaaacaaatatattagtttttgtctcattttgggaagaaaattggtgaattgggaaagattttttcaggcattaactacaaattttggggaatttggcttaaatatgaaataatttcaattgggaatggggtcCATTAATGGCCCTAAAAAGCCCACAGAAAAAGCCCTGGGTGGGCATAGGAGCAAATTGAGTCTTATAACATGATAATGTTTTAACTAAAACACTCCATTCTTTCTTGACTTAAGTAAACACAATAGTCTGACAAGTTGTCATGCCAACAACCTTACATCTATCAAAGTAAATTAGGGTTCATAATCTGACAAACATTTACTTCAATGAAGATGTATGAGCTGACTGGATACATAATACTATGATTTACTAAATTCACTTCGTGAAAAGAAGTACTGAATTATCAATAAAAGAATTATCATTTTTTGCTTAACTAACATTTTTAAACCtcttaaatatatcaaatttatgGTTGTAACATACATAATCATTTGTGAAATTTAGTGAAGAGTATTGCAGACAAGATCAGTGGTGATTGAACCTTGTTTCGATGTAGAGCGACTGCGAGTATGTTGGTTGACTCCTGGCCAGCCAAGTCCTGTCGACACCGGAGTTTAGCCTTTAGCTCCCGGCGATAGTCTATATCCCACACAGGATGTCCCTGAAGGAAGCTACAGTTGGCTGCTGCCACAAATGTTAGGCCACTACAACTACAAAATGAATCCCataaatcttttagtttaataGTTAGATTAAGATTGCTTGTACTATATTTACCTGAAATCAAGTTAATAGTATTATTATACATTGACCATAGTTACTGGACATAGCTGACCTATATTATTGTTGACTTGCAATTACCATGCAGACCTGTAGTTAACCTGTAATCACCTGTAACAGCTTACCAGTAGTTACCTAATGGTTTACCTTTAAAGTTACTTaccagtttacctgtatagttaccacatcagtttacctgtatagttaccacaccagtttacctgtatagttaccacaccagtttacctgtatagtAACCACATcagtttacctgtatagttaccacatcagtttacctgtatagttaccacaccagtttacctgtatagttaccacaccagtttacctgtatagttacCACACCagtatacctgtatagttaccacaccagtttacctgtatagttaccacatcagtttacctgtatagttaccacaccagtttacctgtatagttaccacaccagtttacctgtatagttaccacaccagtttacctgtatagttaccacaccagtttacctgtatagttacCACACCagtatacctgtatagttaccacaccagtttacctgtatagttaccacatcagtttacctgtatagttaccacaccagtttacctgtatagttaccacatcagtatacctgtatagttaccacaccagtttacctgtatagttaccacatcagtttacctgtatagttaccacatcagtatacctgtatagttaccacaccagtttacctgtatagttaccgcatcagtttacctgtatagttaccacatcagtttacctgtatagttaccacaccagtttacctgtatagttaccaaaccagtttacctgtatagttaccacatcagtttacctgtatagttaccacaccagtttacctgtatagttaccacaccagtttacctgtatagttacCACACCAGTTAACCTGTATAGTTACCAAaccagtttacctgtatagttaccaaaccagtttacctgtatagttaccacatcagtttacctgtatagttacCAAACCAGATTACCTGTATAGTTACCACATcagtttacctgtatagttaccacaccagtttacctgtatagttaccacaccagtttacctgtatagttaccacaccagtttacctgtatagttaccacaccagtttacctgtatagttaccacaccagtttacctgtatagttacCACATCAGTTTACCTGTAAAGTTACCACaccagtttacctgtatagttacCACACCAGTTTACACACATGTATAGTTACCAAACCcgtttaaatacatgtatagttaccacaccagtttacatttatatttacttaccagtttacctgtatagttaccaaaccagtttacctgtatagttacCACACCAGCTTACCTGTATAGTTACCACaccagtttacctgtatagttacCAAACCAGTTTACCTCTATAGTTACCACaccagtttacctgtatagttaccaaaccagtttacctgtatagttacCACAACAGCTTACCTGTATAGTTACCACACCAGTTTACACACATGTATAGTTACCAAACccatttaaatacatgtatagttaccacaccagtttacatttatatttacttaccagtttacctgtatagttacCACACCATTTAACCTGTATATTTACCCTaccagtttacctgtatatttacctaTCAGTtaatctgtatataaacctaccagtttacctgtatataaacctaccagtttacctgtatatttacctaccagtttacctgtataattacctactagtttacctgaggtaatctGATTTGATTGACCTATATGTGTACAGTACTTACCTGACAGAGTTCACTTGTTTGCTGAAGTAAGAGATTTTGGTGGACTGctctgttgtcatgtcattgagGATGAGAGAGGAATCCTTGGAAGTTGAGATGACAAACATGTCATTAATGCCCAATAGGAGGTGATTTACTGTCAAACCTAAAAACAATCAATATCACAAGACTTGtcctttaaaataatttaaattgaCAAAACCTTATTATCAGTaaaaatatgttgtttaaaTTTAGAATTGATATATATCCCTTTCCAAAATTATGctaaaagaagaagaaaagcTTAAACCATTCAAGATTTTTCTGTTAGTTGCTGATGTCTGCAAGATGTCTTATCACATTCATATAACTctcattatatttataaatgctCTCATTACATTGACAACACTCATTACATTTATAACTCTCATTACATTTATAACTCCCATTACATTTATAACTCCCATTACATTTATGACTCTCATTACATGGACAACACTCATTACATTTATAACTCCCATTACATTTATAACTCTCATTACATTTATAACTCCCATTACATGGACAACACTCATTACATTTATGACTCCCATTACATTTATAACTCTCATTACATTTATAACTCTCATTACATTTATAACTCCCATTACATTTATAACTCCCATTACATTTATAACTCCCATTACATTTATAACTCCCATTACATTTATAGCTCCCATTAAATTTATAACTCCCATTACATTTATAACACTCATTACATTTATAGCTCCCATTACATTTGTAACACTCATTACATTTATAAAGCTCTCTCATTACATTTATAACTCCCATTACATTTATAGCTCCCATTACATTTATAGCTCCCATTACATTTGTAACACTCATTACATTTATAAAGCTCTCTCATTACATTTATAACTCCCATTACATTTATAGCTCCCATTACATTTATAAAGCTCTCTCATTACATTTGTAACACTCATTACATTTATAAAGCTCTCTCATTACATTTATAACTCCCATTACATTTATAACTCCCCTTACATTTATAACTACCATTACATTTATAACTCCCATTACATTTATAGCTCTCATTACATTTATAGCACTCATTACATTTATGACTCATTACATTTATGACTCTCATTACATTTATAACTCGCATTACATTTATAACTCCCATTACATTTATAACtctcattacatttataaaGCTCTCTCATTACATTTACAACTCCCATTACATTTATAACTCTCATTACATTTATAGCTCCCATTACATTTATAGCTCCCATTACATTTATGACTCATTACATTTATGACTCATTACATTTATGACTCTCATTACATTTATAACTcccattacatttataaatgcTCTCATTACATTGACAACACTCATTACACTCATTACATTTATGACTCTCATTACATTTATGACTCTCATTACATTTATAACTCCCATTACATTTATGACTCTCATTACATTTATCACTCTCATTACATTTATAACTCCCATTACATTTATAACTCCCATTACATTTATAAAGCTCTCATTACATTTATGACTCTCATTACATTTATGACTCCCATTACATTTATAACTCTCATTACATTTATAGCTCTCATTACATTTATAACACTCATTACATTTATGACTCATTACATTTATGACTCTCATTACATTTATAACTCGCATTACATTTATAACTCCCATTACATTTATAGCTCCCATTACATTTATAGCTCCCATTACATATAACTCCCATTACATTTATAACTCCCATTACATTCATAAAGCTCTCTCATTACATTTATAACTACCATTACATTTATAACTCCCATTACATTTATAGCTCCCATTACATTTGTAacacattacatttataaagCTCTCTCATTACATTTATAACTCTCACTACATTTATAACTCCCATTACATTTATAGCTCCCATTACATTTATAGCTCCCATTACATTTATAACTCTCATTACATTTATAACTCCCATTACATTTATAACTCCCATTACATTTATAAAGCTCTCTCATTACATTTATAACTCTCATTACATTTATAACTCCCATTACATTTATAGCTCCCATTAAATTTATAACTCCCATTACATTTATAACTTCCATTACATTTATAGCTCCCATTACATTTATAAAGCTCTCTCCCATTACATTTATAACTCCCATTACATTTATAAAGCTCTCTCATTACATTTATAACTCCCATTACATTTATAACTCCCATTACATTTATAACTCCCATTACATTTATAAAGCTCTCTCATTACATTTATAActcacattacatttataactcacattacatttataactcccattacatttataactcccattacatgtataactctCATTACATTTATAACTCTCATTACATTTATAACTCCCATTACATTTATAACTCTCATTACATTTATAACTCTCATTACATTTATAACTCCCATTACATGGACAACACTCATTACATTTATAActcacattacatttataactCTCATTACATTTATAGCTCCCATTACATTTATAACTCCCATTACATTTATAACTCTCATTACATTTATAACTCCCATTACATTTATAACTCTCATTACATTTATAACTCCCATTACATTTATAACTCTCATTACATTTATAACTCTCATTACATTTAAACTCCCATACATTTATAATCTCCCATTTACATTTATAACCTCTCATTACTTATGACTCCCATTACATTTATAACTTAATCCCATTACATTTATAACCTCCGCATTAACATTTATACTTCATTACATTTATGACttcattacatttataaagCTC harbors:
- the LOC117329424 gene encoding uncharacterized protein LOC117329424; the protein is MDNTSLLYGFTAKSNTKDESNIMILAKEIHVLILSKLDGLSLARVQKVCRLWYDIVDDFEKYFHVWLRCCLTEISTCDIVEISGLLEIDESDDLLATADNLKKLPTIFWREVYAEYHRNNFIKNKRKKVKKIEYPKCYGMITALKLKDNVLLSGHEDGRVISWENIDVCIKNTTLHQHQRMVTDLAVTRAGLTVNHLLLGINDMFVISTSKDSSLILNDMTTEQSTKISYFSKQVNSVSCSGLTFVAAANCSFLQGHPVWDIDYRRELKAKLRCRQDLAGQESTNILAVALHRNKVLASDDIGNLFLYKGTDQNRNCKQDRPVILCVFGAAVKTILFRDDKAVCLTDDGMLCVSLDLKEFKQHNVYEAINVIPECIAWRVNILVIGAKSGKVFLYLVKEDKDLFNIDLSRPVAVYDTDSEHVNSVAIGDDGNGPVLAIATEHNFITLVRWTR